The sequence attCAGGACATATCGGGTCGAAAACCACGGATCGGGGTGAAAATTGCTATCTTTAATCACATAAGTGAGTATTGTATCATTTTGTCCATTTGACAGCAATGtatttttctttcactttcatGACCATGAAACAAGTAGGACCAATTTTGACTTAGAACTCATAAACTTTTACAGAAGATGCAACATACCATTAAATTGAAATCACACAAATCAATATATGTACACAGCAATGtatttttctttcactttcatGACCATGAAGCACACAAATCTCTGCATGTGAGTAAAACAAAACATGCTCTCCATTGTGttctcaatgtaagaaaaaattcAAGGCAAAGTGAAATCAGATGAGATCAGTTTACTTTCCTTGAAGATTAGCccatgatatattattatttgcaacAGATACATACAAATGTAATGGTTTGTATCAACTTGAGCTAAATATTATTAGCTTCAAGGTGCTCAGGATACAAAACTAGAGTGGAAgtgacaaacaaacaaacaaaaagggAAGTGTGACATGCCTATGCTTTATGCTACAATgatattttcattcttttgacaCTGTAAATCAACTCAGCTTGATATACAAACTTTAGCCCTGCAATCAGGcattcaaacaaagaaaaaactttTCGGCATTATCACTTGTAAGAACTCTTTCAGAAGGGCTgcagacaaataaaaaaacacatataagaTGATTGATTTAGTCCAAAACAAACTTTGCGTGAGGGAGCAAAGATACTACttgtagaaaaataaataccTGAAGAATTCTCAAAGGCGAGTATAGCCTCCGCCTTCCTGGAATCCACGTCGAGAAAGAGTTCTCAAAAAGGATTTTCTATTAAGAGACCAGTTTCGATGCAATGTTTGTTTACAAGAATGTAAGCGGGTGTACAGAGCTGGAAAAGTGAAGCAGATCATGAGCAAAACTAATACAGCACCACAGAGCAGTAAGACATTGACAAAACCATCTTGTAGAGAAGGGTCCTTTTGCCCTGTCCATGGTACACCACCGACGTTCATTCCAAATACTGTGACATTTATAAAGACACATGAAATTAGCTACACAAACTACATATGAAATCTCAATGGAAAATGCCATGAGTTGTCTGGAGGAAACTCACTTCCAGTGACAATGGACAATGGCAGAAAAACAATTGAGAGAACAGAAAGGTAGTAAAGCTTTCGATTTATCTGTTCTGCTTGCCAACTATCAAGACCGGCTTGAACAGCTGTAATTCGATTTACTATAAATCCCAAGTTCTCCTTAAGCCTCCTAAGACGACCTATAAGCTCTTCAAGAGCAACTATGTCTTCAGTTGCAAACCAATTTTTAGCTGCACATTTCTCTTTGACGCGTGGGTATACTTGTTCCCCATGTGAAACTACCTGAAATAAAAGgaaattttaaatgataacattcATTTTCCGACAAAAGGTGATCATTGTGCTGAGAAAAGGCAcatacaacaaataaaacaagatttATGACAAGTTTGAAGTCCTCAGTTTTCGAATTTTGTGGACTTCTTCAATTGTTTTAATTGAACTCGTGAAAGTTTCCATTTGTAGCTACTATTCATCATTAACATCAATAAACTAGTAAGCTGAAGAGCTCATGTTTGTGGAAAGGCTAAAATATTTGGAGTTAAGAATTGTTCTATTTGTCttaaactttatattttctttaaaacaaGAACATAAATAAGTTACTTGTAGTAGTCGTTGCAAGTTCAAATGCATTTTGGGAAATCTTCTATCATCCAACATCTGTTTCTTTACTGTTGAGCCACCTGCAATTGAAGGTGCCAAtaaattttatgttaattattcaGTATATGAGCTACAAGAGAAATGATGCAGATACCAAATGTCACATCAATTACAAGTGTCTAATACCATATGGTTTGCAtgtttgagatttatgttaagAATTGGAGGAGTTGGATATTAGAAGCATCATTAGCTTAAAGGATACGTGGTCACTCTTGATGAAGTTAAACCAGACTAATGagacatgaaaaatcaaaataaaaattaacatgtaTGAACTTAATTCATGTTTCTGcgatacataaataaaaaattgacatTAGGTAGTTGTCCATAAACATAATATGGTAGGATTAATTTCAAgactttgaaaaataatatgcaATTGATATCATACTTTCCAATCGCACTTCAcaatttattatcaaaatctCATCACTCAAATGTTACTCATGGAATTTCATGTCATCATTAAGCTAAAGGCCTAAATGACACAAAATAAATCTGACATacaaaaaaactcaagaaaaatgtATCCCTGGGGATTCATTCCTTGTTGTTCAATTTAAACAAGTCTGGCAAATTGCTTCTAATCTTGTGATCCTAATTTATGCTGCTAATTACATTTTCTGACCTCTGCCTTTTACACAACAATTTTCTAACATAAAAAACGTGAtgttgcttatatatatatatatatatatatcacaagaACAACTATAGGCTAGGAAAACATTAGAATTTTTATAAAGCAAGTCAATACACCCCAGAAAAATAGTTAGTTTGGATCATgcaatttaattgatttttctatAGAGcataaacaagcaaaacattaaaatttttaatagtaGACAACAATACAAGCTCAGTTCACTTCATTGTAACAATTACCTCTATCTAGCTCAAGCTCAACTGAATCCAACTCTATCTCAAGCTTGGTCACTATATCCTGAACTTGATCTACATGAGTGTCAACAATATGCACAAGGAGATTTGCAACAGTACAAGGAACAGGATTATCAGCCTCCTCAGAATGATTCATGGtcaacaaaaactcaagaacaTGCTCCTTAATCAGAATGCCACTTGTTCCTCCACACTCCTCATCCTTAACCAAATTCCGGTTCTCCACTGTCGGAATCTCAAATAGCAAAGATTGCCCTGTGGGTGAGAAGCCCAACCTCGGAACCCGTCCTAAAGAAACAGTAATAACCAAGCTCTCAGTTATCCTAGCAGCAAGCCTGAGAGTGAAACTGCTAGAAGCCGGGCCAGGTGAATTGACCCTAAAGACCAAAGCACCTGAGACATAGCCACAAAAAGGTCCATTGCTAACAAGGGAGAGAATGTCTTGGAGTTTGAGGGGAGGGCAAAGTGCATCAATGAGATATTGAGCAGACAATGAGAGCTTGTGGTTTCCTCTAGGAACCTCTACATGATACCAACAAAATTCTGAACCATGTCCCTCTGAAAGATCCCATGCTTTTGTGAAGTAATTCCCTAATGCATCAAATCTATATGCTTTCTGCCTCACTGAACTAGGGAATTGATTTCTATCAAGATGATGGTTTGCTGTAGATGGGGCTTCATCTGAGGGTTCTCCATCCATGAACTTTCCTCCTTCAGCTCTGCTCTCCATGGGAACAAGCTCCATCTCAACAGAAAAAGCTTGCAACTTTCCACATCCCAAAACCAAATTTTGAATCTGCAACcccaaaaaattcaagaaaaaagacACTGTTTTGTGAATCTCTCAAGCAAAATTGCTACATTCCAATTGATTAAAACATCTCAAATCAAAAATTTAGAGCAAAACAAGAATTCAAAAGATTTCAGTTTTCCACAACAATCATTCTAAAActagaataataaaaagttaaacacaATGAATTGAAactgaaaaaaatgataaaagttATGAAAATCAAGCACCTTTTCAGAACAATGACAATCTTCAAGAGCGAGATTGAAAGAATTGGAAGATTGAGAGAGATTGAGAGAAAGAGGAAGAGAGGGAATTGCGCTTTGAATTCAAGAACGTGTGGGCGAAAACAGGGGATGGAGAGAGGAAACTTTTAAGGACTAAACATAAATTTTCTAAGGTTTTCCCCAACATCTGAAATTGCGGaacattgattttgatttttgactagaaatttttataaaaaaataaaataccctatttagtccaTGTATTTTACTTAATCTGTCTTTGTAGTCgttatctttttatttgtccTCAATAGATCTCAAAATTGTCAAAATTGGACCAATTAAGTCCAAATTGACAAAACTAAAAGGACTAAATAGGAGAATGGTCGTAAGGGACTAGACCTAATTTACTCTATTTTGACAGTATAGAGACCTATTGAAGACAAATTAAAAGATAAGGGCTAAAGGGGCAAATTGTGTAAAATACAAAGATTAAATAGAGTATTCTacctctaaaaaaataaattataaaccaatataaatcaattataacAACCAATTTGTTAATtcaacttatttttaataaaaatttataaaaaccaaataaccaaaaatcaAACAGAAAACATGTAATTGTCAtgagagttttatttatttaatgtatcctaaattaaattattacttacaattttaataaattacaaaagtcggtgattttttaatataatgtaataactcttatgtataaattttgCATTCATCTATTTAATATGACTGTTTTTCGTATATTGAATGGAGGGTAAAATATTATTGTGTAATAATTATGGTTAATTATGGGGgtatttacataaaaatatcaattcttttacagttatatataaaaaaataaattttatgaggataaatgtataatttcataattttatggaaaagatatataattccataattttctccgttttgattttgttttttatttttctgattttttgttGTACCACTCTTATTAGTTTGATATACCGCTGCTAGTGGTTTgatgtactttttttttgtttttttccactGAGATTTTTAAAAGCTTTTATACCTAGTTGtttaataaatgtggtttatccatctttttaaataaatatatatatatatatatatattttataaatcagtttaatttgattataataaataagaaataaaaaaagaaatttcaagataaTGGATTTGTAGATAGTAGTGAATGTAGTCAAATCCTGTATCAAGTGAATCTTAATTTAGGGATAACTGAATTTAAATTGGGGGATTTTGCAGggttaaatgttaaaaataaaagttgagGCCATAGTGGTAATTTTATTCATAGTACGGTAACTCTAAATAAGATATCCAAATATGGTAGTTATGTAGTGACAAAAAGGAATAGAAAGAACTTTATCttgaatttttgtaatttttacatttacaagtatttaaaatatatttaaaaagggTAAATTGACCATTTTATgttcaattttaataaaaaaaaatttagaaaggataaataaaatttttgatttttacagtaaaaaaataaatgaaatttaaatttttagccGATTAGTTTTCAAGTAATTTACGTTTGAAAGAGATTTGAATTTGAGTTTCTCAATTCATACAATACATGGTGGGTCTACGTGGAAAAAACAGTGATTTTTCTCTCCATAATTGTATTGCATGGGATTAACTCTTTAGAGGTCATTTAAGCTTTTCATATCTGCCtgttgtttgatattttttaagtgAAGGATGGTTATTGTCTATTTGTAAATAAagtatcataaaatattaaataaatctaatattaaaaGACCTcatctatacatattattaaagtagatgtataatctactctgagagtgttttattttcatttatattacttataaaattaataattgaaaaacattaattacacctaattatttatctaataaatgtccataagacaTTTGAAATAcaaggtataaaatagtttatgtggtaggagttgtttaattatattattttatatatgatattgcctcaaaatttctcacaaaattataaaatcttcGATGTGAAACCTGGAAAAATGGCtagttaataataatttgttttgttattaacATAATTGCAAAAACTGCTAAAAAGTTTTGAGTGCAAACTGGTACGCAAGTGTATGTAAACTTTCATGATATGTTTCATGGTTTctcaattaatttgtttatttagttaaaaataataataataataatattggatttttttttaaaacatatattttatataattattatgatatttctattttataaatcaattgaataattctaagataacaaaaaaaatactttcttataatatttatggagttgttatatttgtttgaagAACTAGCAATTCATTAGACCTCACCATGAATTGTCTAagtcaaacaaaaacaattattattttgaacaGTTTGattagtttataaataaaatacaagcaaTACAAACTATTAAAGTACAAAACAAGTACTTATATTGTTTAATGTTGATGTTTATTATACAGTACAAAATTATGTATGATTTAGTTGTTGGATTTGCACAAGTCCTGAACAGAAATagtaaaattactataatacaTTTTTACTAAACAATATTtgttttgcaataaaaaattacaataatattttatgaaaatctaattaaattctataaaaaatGAGGGTCACCAATCATAGCAACAAGTTAGAAATTCAACTAAAGAGCTTTAGATTCAaacacaattttaaaaactttcaaTCCACAACTaagaaattttcattaaaatcttaatcctaaaaAATGtacaaacaaatagataaatgaatatataaataaaataaataaatcattctaTCACAACACCCTAATCACTTTTGTGatataataatgtaatttttaatttttaataatatgattttatcTTTAAGTTGTAATGTACTTCAATAgaatttttatatcataattttgaccgtaaaaaaaaaagttgtgatGTATTATGCTGTACTCCGACTCTATTCgtaaatcaaacacataacaataGAAGTTCATGTGCTTTCATTTGAAATCTTGCgtattaaaaaaacctttgaTGTCTTGATTAAAATTCTTGCAAGTAAGAAGAAATGACAGGTGGAAAATGAATTGCCAATTTCgattccatttttaatttttaaaataaaaaatcatataatatacAATCTAATAGAAattgtttttgataattttttacaattatGACTTTGTAATAATAGTGtaaatacttaattaattttgaagctttatttgtttgttttgattttatacGGAGAggtaatgtttatttttttatttatagaatatAAATCACAATCCATCatctttgtaatatttttatattatgaaacaaaataagtagataaataattataaaaaattatatacataatttttttttaatacaaacatTAGTTTAAATttcttcaatttaattttaaaatataattttcaactaaaaaactaaaattaattttaaaaaatacaaaccaaacacaaaaccaTAATTAGAATTGTAACCTTCAAAGAGGTACAATCTAGTTCCAATTCTAACAATTGATTCATGATAAACACCAAACCAAAAGTAGGGCAGCTTGAAGTTTAGATTTCATGCATTATTGAAGATTccaactatttatattttttatacatttaattagttatataaattataatgtataaatgtttatattttatttaattaaatgtcttttgttgatttttttaataaaccaatAAAGTTTATGGAGTGTTgtcttaaaaattattattaattggaGGTTCATGTGGATTCTTCACCAAGTCCACTCtttaattcataaaatatttaatattgataataattttattggtataattttttgattttattaccTATTCATCAATTACTATAGGAAATTTTAAGGTTTTCTCCAACATCTGAAAATGTATAGCATTAATTTTGACAATGAtttcatataaataacaaactataaattaatataaatcaattttaacAACCAATTTCTTAATTCAActtatgttaaataaaaatttataagaacCAAGTAGCCAAAAATCATACAGAAAACATGTAATCATCAtgagatttttattgatttaaaacaacatcaattttaatttacatatattGGTGTAAAATTACGTTATAACATCTTTAGTGGTTATATCATCTAattgtttgatatttataccACCTAATCAACCTATTAAAAACTCTTATCAATcagattatttttcataataattatattatataacatGGGAccacaattatatattatttgtcaTTTGAATTATTcacaataaataattgttataaatatatttatttcaaaaatattttgttatttaaaaaaaaataattagttaatatattaaaattttacttaataaaaatattttgtggtGGCCACCAAACGCTTGGCGACCACCCTACGCTTTTTATGGGGCATTTAACCATTAAATACTCGTTAACGATGCTCTAAGTATACTGATTTATATCAATTTCCCCATgactaaatttaattttgttccttttttttccccaatttgCTTTTTTATAGCTTTAAACATTTTAGAATTTCTtgttacttttttaaaaataaaaaaaaatttaacatgccTTATGtctgcatatgtatatatatatagggtgggtgggagttttattttttagggcaaattatttaaattgtcACAAGGCTATTCCGTTATTTCTATTTGAGTCaccaaattataacaaatttcaattgagtaccctaattttatatttttatttaattaggtTACCTGAACTAACTCTGTTAAAAGTGTGCTGACGTGGTATGCCATATTATGCATGCTTGCCACGTCAGCATGCCACGCGGATAAAACCTCTCTTTACTTTGAAAGTTGTCAACTCATATAACTAATCCTTcatgtcaaataaataaaaagtaaattgatttttgaattttcgaatttttttagtttatagaTTGAATCAATGTCTCTTATCAACTTTGATTTTGCCCATGTGGCATACTGATATGGCAAGAGGGTATAATGTGGCATGCCACGTTAACATATTGTTAACGGAGTTAGCCCTGACCCAATTGAACGTGAATCTAAAGTTACaatactaattaaattttttttatagttcaATGACTCAAATAGGAGTGAGTGAATAGTTAAatgactatttaaataatttaccaTATTTTCTAACACTAGAAAACAAGTAAACAGCTCGAGAGatgttaatataacaataaatggtatatttaatatatatatatatatatatatatatatttattgttgtttttgttttccagTTAAGTTCACATGATAATGCAATAGAGTTGTATAAGCAACCATTCACTTtacaagtaaattttttttaccaaacaATCAATATAAGAAAGtatgatggtttaattattgGTTATTTTATTCACTCACTAATTCTAGTAGGacatatgttaaaaaatttcatcataatAATACATACAACAAAAtgacttttttttcttgaaggATATCACGTCTTGAACCAAAATCAAAAGACGAATCATTTTTTAGTGAGAAATAAAATCAGAATCATAAAGATACAATTTGAATTCAAACTGAATAAAGTGAACATTGACTTTTTCTAATAGAATCCTAAGTTTGGCACTTTGGATaataatctaaatttaatttttaggtggagttaatcctttgatagtaagtattatatataatagaacACCAAATCTCTGATCTAGCCAatgaccttcgggtctattggtacacgtgtcgccgatagagctctcaccgagtggtgagagttcaattctcggctgagggcacatttctggaagttgtgaataatgattgtgtacgggtggttcctGCGCCCATGTGAGCGTGGCCTCGTCCCCACTTGGGTGGTTCTTGCGCCCATGTGAGCccggccccgtccccacttgttccaccgagctGTGCGTGTCAGGGTAGGGGTCTACAGTGGGTTCGCCCGCTCTTCTTCCAAAAATCTCTATCTAATGTTCTTGAAAATACCCAATTCATCGATGGGAGAGAACGGGATATATTGGAAGAACCTTTGATTTCTTCAAATGCATATCTTAATCTCTTTGTCCGGCCTACTTCCTTCCTCTATCTAttgattgtttaattaatttgacataataattatcttattttagttttataatacAACATATTTAGATAC comes from Dioscorea cayenensis subsp. rotundata cultivar TDr96_F1 chromosome 15, TDr96_F1_v2_PseudoChromosome.rev07_lg8_w22 25.fasta, whole genome shotgun sequence and encodes:
- the LOC120277883 gene encoding uncharacterized protein LOC120277883; its protein translation is MELVPMESRAEGGKFMDGEPSDEAPSTANHHLDRNQFPSSVRQKAYRFDALGNYFTKAWDLSEGHGSEFCWYHVEVPRGNHKLSLSAQYLIDALCPPLKLQDILSLVSNGPFCGYVSGALVFRVNSPGPASSSFTLRLAARITESLVITVSLGRVPRLGFSPTGQSLLFEIPTVENRNLVKDEECGGTSGILIKEHVLEFLLTMNHSEEADNPVPCTVANLLVHIVDTHVDQVQDIVTKLEIELDSVELELDRGGSTVKKQMLDDRRFPKMHLNLQRLLQVVSHGEQVYPRVKEKCAAKNWFATEDIVALEELIGRLRRLKENLGFIVNRITAVQAGLDSWQAEQINRKLYYLSVLSIVFLPLSIVTGIFGMNVGGVPWTGQKDPSLQDGFVNVLLLCGAVLVLLMICFTFPALYTRLHSCKQTLHRNWSLNRKSFLRTLSRRGFQEGGGYTRL